The following are encoded together in the Thalassolituus oleivorans MIL-1 genome:
- a CDS encoding copper chaperone PCu(A)C encodes MKNAVRIILISLFTVISVCSLAQAPASAVVANDAWVKAPIPGRYMTAGFVTLQNPSQQDRQLVSVSAPWAGLIEIHTHLHEDGVMKMRQLMQLPIPAGETVTLSPGGLHLMIFKLNLPLAEPLPLTLCFDDGTCTNIDANLRQKDF; translated from the coding sequence ATGAAGAACGCGGTACGTATCATTTTGATCAGTCTATTCACGGTTATCTCCGTCTGCAGCTTGGCGCAAGCACCTGCTTCGGCGGTTGTGGCTAATGATGCGTGGGTAAAAGCGCCTATTCCGGGTCGTTATATGACCGCCGGTTTTGTGACCTTGCAAAATCCAAGTCAGCAAGATCGTCAACTGGTATCGGTGTCCGCTCCGTGGGCAGGACTGATTGAAATTCACACCCACTTACATGAAGACGGTGTGATGAAAATGCGGCAGTTAATGCAGCTACCTATCCCCGCGGGTGAAACCGTTACGCTGTCACCCGGTGGCTTACATTTGATGATCTTTAAATTAAATCTTCCTTTAGCTGAGCCTTTGCCACTGACTCTCTGTTTCGATGATGGCACTTGCACCAACATTGACGCCAACTTGCGTCAGAAAGACTTTTAA
- a CDS encoding bifunctional diguanylate cyclase/phosphodiesterase has product MTLRQQFSLLTSLLVVVLLVGNLLVTVFNGRDYFQQQLNARAYDAATSLALSMSQVDSSDEVQLTRLMDVLFDRGFFAEISFLRTDGTAIHRRARQALDVDSAPNWFKNWVALDLVAAEADVTRQWRRLGSVQVISHSDFAYRDMWAMVRAELIWFAWVLLVSLILLQLLLRWLFSPLIRVEKQALAICERDWQIQTEIPRARELRRVVLAMNKMVLKLQSIFSEQSAMTEKLREESYLDVSTGLLNRRGFDQRFEHILKRDDEHSGVLILLQLHDFADFNQREGRQAGDDVLTLLGQVLSQWRMEYPNTICGRRSGADIALYIPCADGAQADDLMQQSFSQLSMTTLSQRNELVFHMGAVFLQGQQDDPAAAFSRADAALRQAQRQPTSRSVMYRDEVVQQQEWTAGEWRQLLHQVLERGSLSLQFLPVIGNRDQHLLQFEVFSRIEWQGQMLSAARFWPMVEQHQLAARYDACVIERVLESMIGEDVASRGLRFCINLSPASVIDEQFHYQLQTLFQKYPKQAAHIALEVPEFCLQAAEHALARLALLLQPLGVVVGIDQVGTGTMAFAYLQRLQLDYVRIDGSFNRGVHLAQDHRFFIQSMVQIAHNLDLLVLAEGLEDEQDVTAIRHTGVDGLGGYYFSRPINSLEDALNWVHPAG; this is encoded by the coding sequence ATGACACTAAGACAACAATTCTCACTACTCACCAGTTTGCTGGTCGTAGTACTGCTGGTGGGCAATCTGCTGGTCACAGTGTTCAATGGACGTGATTACTTCCAACAGCAATTGAATGCTCGAGCTTATGATGCCGCAACTTCGCTGGCCTTATCTATGTCGCAAGTGGATAGCAGCGATGAAGTGCAACTGACCCGTTTGATGGATGTTTTATTTGATCGCGGTTTCTTTGCTGAGATTTCATTTTTACGTACCGATGGCACTGCTATTCATCGTCGTGCTCGTCAAGCGTTGGATGTTGATTCTGCTCCTAACTGGTTTAAAAACTGGGTTGCTCTTGATTTGGTCGCGGCAGAGGCGGATGTCACGCGTCAATGGCGTCGCTTAGGCTCGGTTCAGGTTATCAGTCATAGTGATTTTGCTTACCGTGATATGTGGGCCATGGTAAGAGCTGAACTTATTTGGTTTGCATGGGTATTGTTGGTATCGCTGATTTTATTGCAGCTGTTGTTACGCTGGTTGTTTAGCCCGTTAATTCGTGTTGAAAAACAAGCCTTGGCTATTTGTGAGCGTGACTGGCAAATACAGACAGAAATTCCTCGTGCTAGAGAATTACGTCGTGTTGTTTTAGCCATGAATAAAATGGTGTTAAAGCTACAAAGTATTTTTAGCGAGCAGTCGGCGATGACCGAAAAACTACGCGAAGAGTCCTACTTGGATGTCAGTACCGGTTTATTAAATCGTCGCGGCTTTGACCAGCGTTTTGAGCATATTTTGAAACGCGACGATGAACACAGCGGCGTATTAATTTTATTGCAACTGCATGACTTTGCTGATTTCAACCAGCGCGAAGGCCGCCAAGCGGGCGATGACGTATTAACCCTGTTAGGGCAGGTGCTTAGCCAGTGGCGTATGGAGTACCCAAATACTATTTGTGGACGTCGCTCTGGTGCCGACATTGCACTCTACATTCCTTGTGCAGATGGTGCTCAAGCTGACGATTTAATGCAGCAGTCTTTTAGTCAGCTCAGTATGACTACCTTATCGCAACGCAATGAATTGGTTTTTCATATGGGAGCTGTGTTCTTGCAAGGCCAGCAAGATGACCCGGCTGCCGCTTTTAGCAGAGCGGATGCCGCCTTAAGACAAGCACAACGGCAACCGACATCGCGCAGCGTTATGTATCGCGACGAAGTGGTTCAACAGCAGGAGTGGACGGCTGGTGAATGGCGCCAGCTATTGCATCAAGTATTGGAGCGTGGATCCCTTAGCCTGCAATTTTTACCGGTTATTGGTAATCGCGATCAGCACTTATTGCAGTTCGAAGTATTTAGCCGCATTGAGTGGCAAGGACAAATGCTTTCGGCGGCGCGCTTTTGGCCAATGGTTGAACAGCATCAACTGGCCGCTCGCTACGATGCTTGCGTTATCGAGCGAGTGTTAGAAAGCATGATCGGCGAAGATGTCGCCAGTCGTGGACTGCGCTTCTGTATTAACTTGTCCCCAGCGTCAGTGATTGATGAGCAATTCCATTATCAACTACAGACGCTATTCCAAAAATATCCTAAGCAAGCGGCGCATATAGCTTTAGAAGTGCCAGAGTTTTGCTTGCAAGCAGCTGAACATGCGTTAGCTCGTTTAGCCTTACTATTACAGCCGTTAGGCGTAGTGGTTGGTATTGATCAGGTGGGTACAGGTACGATGGCGTTTGCATACTTGCAGCGCTTGCAACTGGATTATGTGCGCATTGATGGTAGTTTTAACCGGGGTGTTCACCTTGCTCAAGATCATCGGTTCTTTATTCAGTCGATGGTGCAGATTGCCCATAACTTAGATTTATTAGTGTTGGCCGAAGGCCTAGAAGATGAGCAGGATGTTACTGCTATTCGCCATACGGGTGTCGACGGCTTAGGTGGGTATTACTTTAGTCGCCCAATTAACTCGCTTGAAGATGCGTTAAATTGGGTTCATCCAGCCGGATAA
- a CDS encoding transglutaminase-like cysteine peptidase yields the protein MKLMSLTHLWLRWPALMLLASASLFLSADKEQWVPDSLSQKARRDYDDRAADRIDAWRDMMHRTANESEQEKLAEVNRFFNKYIRFQSDEQHWGKVDYWASPYESLASDGGDCEDYVIAKYYSLRQLGVDTQKLRITYVKAIRLNQAHMVLTYFPQPDSIPLVLDNLTRAIRPADERTDLDPVYSFNGEGMWLEKMKGQGILLGNPNKLDLWTDLRIRMHELGMDL from the coding sequence ATGAAGCTTATGTCTCTAACTCACCTTTGGCTTCGTTGGCCTGCGCTGATGTTGCTGGCTAGTGCTTCGCTGTTTCTCAGCGCAGACAAGGAGCAGTGGGTGCCCGATAGTTTATCGCAAAAAGCGCGGCGTGATTACGACGATAGAGCAGCTGATCGCATAGATGCTTGGCGCGACATGATGCATCGAACGGCGAATGAATCAGAACAAGAAAAACTTGCAGAAGTGAATCGGTTTTTTAATAAGTACATACGCTTTCAATCAGACGAGCAGCACTGGGGTAAAGTGGATTATTGGGCTAGCCCCTACGAGTCGCTTGCTTCGGATGGCGGCGATTGCGAAGACTACGTTATTGCTAAATATTACTCACTACGTCAGCTTGGCGTTGATACACAAAAACTGCGTATTACTTACGTAAAGGCTATTCGCCTAAATCAAGCGCATATGGTACTAACGTATTTTCCACAGCCAGATTCGATACCACTGGTGCTTGATAATCTCACGCGGGCTATTCGTCCTGCGGATGAGCGCACTGACCTTGATCCTGTTTACAGTTTTAATGGTGAAGGCATGTGGTTAGAAAAGATGAAAGGACAAGGCATACTGCTGGGTAACCCCAATAAGCTCGACCTTTGGACGGATTTACGGATTCGTATGCATGAACTCGGCATGGATTTATAA
- the aroQ gene encoding type II 3-dehydroquinate dehydratase, with the protein MARILVLNGPNLNLLGTREPHIYGSTTLSDIETTLSQQAQAAGHELSHLQSNAEHVLLDRIHAARTDGTEFIIINPAAFTHTSVALRDALAGVAIPFIEIHISNVHAREAFRQHSYLSDIAVGVICGLGVQGYELALQGAIAQLSKQLSKV; encoded by the coding sequence ATGGCACGCATTCTGGTCTTAAACGGCCCCAATCTAAATCTATTGGGGACCCGCGAACCACATATCTATGGTTCAACCACGTTAAGCGACATAGAAACCACACTGTCGCAGCAAGCGCAGGCCGCTGGGCATGAGTTGTCACACCTGCAAAGCAATGCCGAGCATGTTCTGCTCGATCGCATTCATGCGGCGCGCACAGATGGCACCGAATTCATTATTATTAACCCCGCCGCCTTCACCCATACCAGTGTGGCACTGCGTGATGCACTCGCGGGCGTGGCTATTCCATTTATTGAAATTCATATTTCGAATGTGCATGCGCGTGAAGCTTTCCGCCAACATTCTTACCTATCTGATATCGCAGTCGGCGTCATTTGCGGTTTAGGCGTACAAGGTTATGAACTGGCACTGCAAGGCGCCATCGCACAATTAAGCAAACAATTAAGTAAGGTTTAA
- the prmA gene encoding 50S ribosomal protein L11 methyltransferase, with protein MSWIQIRLHATQNDVEALENALLGCGALSVTLQDDADQPILEPELGTTPMWDETQVIGLFAADTDAQELSDQLAIMFKVEGGDVLPPFKIEIVEDKDWVRAWMDDYHPMPFGERLWVCPSWREPPHADAVNLMLDPGLAFGTGTHPTTALCLTYLDGAVAGDELVVDYGCGSGILGIAALLLGARHMIGVDIDPQALTATRDNAGRNNIDDSRYEIYLPEDTPAIQADITVANILAGPLADLAEHIASLTRSGGKLALSGLLAEQAEEISACYSQWFTMNPAKQLGDWVVLTGIKH; from the coding sequence ATGTCTTGGATTCAAATCCGGTTACACGCCACTCAGAACGATGTGGAAGCATTAGAAAATGCCCTACTCGGCTGTGGTGCGCTCTCAGTTACCTTACAAGACGATGCCGACCAGCCCATCTTAGAGCCTGAACTTGGCACCACACCTATGTGGGATGAAACCCAAGTGATTGGTTTGTTTGCAGCGGATACCGATGCACAAGAACTGAGCGATCAGCTGGCCATTATGTTTAAGGTGGAAGGTGGCGATGTCCTTCCACCGTTTAAAATCGAAATTGTTGAAGATAAAGACTGGGTTCGCGCTTGGATGGACGATTACCACCCTATGCCTTTTGGTGAACGCCTTTGGGTATGTCCAAGCTGGCGCGAGCCTCCCCATGCGGATGCCGTCAATCTAATGCTAGATCCAGGCCTAGCCTTTGGTACTGGTACACACCCAACCACTGCACTTTGCCTAACCTATCTCGATGGTGCCGTTGCTGGCGACGAATTAGTGGTCGATTACGGCTGTGGTAGCGGTATTTTAGGCATTGCTGCGTTGCTGTTAGGCGCACGTCACATGATCGGTGTCGATATTGATCCACAAGCACTAACCGCCACCCGTGACAATGCTGGCCGTAACAACATCGACGATAGCCGCTACGAAATCTACCTGCCGGAAGATACCCCAGCCATACAGGCCGACATCACAGTTGCGAATATTTTAGCCGGACCATTAGCGGATCTTGCTGAACATATCGCTAGTCTGACCCGTAGTGGTGGTAAACTCGCACTATCAGGCCTACTGGCAGAGCAAGCCGAAGAGATATCCGCTTGTTATAGCCAATGGTTTACCATGAACCCTGCCAAACAGCTGGGCGATTGGGTTGTACTGACAGGGATTAAACACTAA